Proteins encoded within one genomic window of Triticum aestivum cultivar Chinese Spring chromosome 2D, IWGSC CS RefSeq v2.1, whole genome shotgun sequence:
- the LOC123055484 gene encoding 9-beta-pimara-7,15-diene synthase, chloroplastic, producing the protein MATPTQAGASFRLLQSGPHHQSILLATALSLVPKCGLQVRRHGTRTPPRVSFVCSAEQAFRRPSTEPPCVEAILAGENIGLRNVERDARIRKHLKKPELSPSAYDTAWVAMVPLPDSAPQAPCFPQCVEWILQNQHCSGYWGINEFGLLPNKDILLSTLACIIALKKWNVGSDHIRRGLEFIGKNISTVMDEQIVPPIGFSLIFPGMLNHAIGMGLEFPVKENDISGILHLREMELTRLAGEKSCGKEAYLAYVAQEGLVSLLDCNEVMNFQRKNGSLFNSPAATAAALVHRYDDKALQYLDSIVNIYGSAVPTVYPQNIYYQLSMVDALKKIGISRHFSSEINSILDKAYISWLQRDDEIMLDVETCAMAFRLLRMNGYDVSSDELSHVAEASTFHSSLEGYLNDTKSLLELYKASKVCLSENELILENISNWSGRLLTEKLCCDGTDRMPIFGEVEYTLKFPFYATVEPLDHKTNIEHFDSRVFTQLKTKNVPSHVNEDLLDFAVEDFSFSQSIYQDELGHIESWEKENRLDQLKFLRKGTLINCYLSAAATISTHELSDARITCAKTIALVVVADDFFDVGASKEEQENLIALIEKWDQHHQVEFYSEQVEVVFSAFYTTVNQIGEMASAVQKCDITKHLVETWLHYLRSVATEAEWQRNQYVPTVEEYMTEGATSYAMGPIMLTSLYFVQQSLKEYIIKSPEYNELVRLKGTCGRLLNDTRSFERESSDGKLNIISLLVLHSGGSMSIEAAQEVIQESIATCRKDLLRVVVREDRVVPRPCKEMFWRFCRTSHLFYSQTDGFSSPKEMLHTMNAIFREPLKLQTSGSSFVVQPDK; encoded by the exons ATGGCGACTCCGACACAAGCTGGTGCCTCTTTCCGCCTCCTTCAGTCTGGGCCTCATCACCAGTCCATCCTCCTCGCGACCGCTCTCTCGTTAGTGCCAAAGTGTGGGTTGCAGGTGCGCCGTCATGGAACAAGAACGCCTCCTCGCGTCAGCTTCGTCTGCTCGGCCGAGCAGGCCTTCAGGCGTCCTTCCACTGAACCAC CATGTGTGGAGGCGATATTAGCAGGAGAAAATATAGGCCTGCGCAATGTG GAACGGGATGCTAGAATACGGAAGCATCTGAAAAAACCTGAACTGTCACCATCTGCGTATGACACGGCATGGGTGGCTATGGTGCCATTGCCGGACTCCGCTCCGCAGGCTCCATGCTTTCCTCAGTGCGTTGAATGGATATTGCAAAATCAACACTGTAGTGGTTATTGGGGTATCAACGAATTTGGCTTATTACCCAACAAAGATATTCTCTTATCCACATTGGCATGTATCATTGCACTTAAGAAATGGAACGTTGGCTCCGACCACATAAGGAGAG GACTAGAATTTATTGGAAAAAACATCTCCACGGTAATGGATGAACAGATTGTTCCCCCTATAGGCTTCAGTCTAATTTTCCCTGGTATGCTTAACCATGCTATCGGGATGGGTCTGGAATTTCCAGTCAAAGAAAATGATATCAGTGGGATACTTCACCTCCGTGAGATGGAGCTGACAAG ACTGGCTGGGGAGAAATCTTGTGGGAAAGAAGCATATTTGGCCTATGTTGCACAAGAAGGGTTAGTAAGCCTGCTGGACTGCAATGAAGTTATGAACTTCCAGAGAAAGAATGGGTCCTTGTTCAACTCTCCTGCCGCAACTGCTGCTGCATTAGTCCACCGCTACGATGATAAAGCTCTCCAATACCTCGATTCCATTGTCAATATTTATGGCAGTGCAG TACCAACAGTGTACCCACAGAATATATATTATCAGCTCTCAATGGTGGATGCGCTCAAAAAGATTGGAATATCTCGGCATTTTTCCAGTGAAATAAACAGCATCCTGGATAAGGCATACAT TTCCTGGTTACAGAGAGATGACGAAATAATGCTAGATGTAGAAACATGTGCAATGGCGTTTCGCCTTTTACGGATGAATGGATATGATGTTTCGTCAG ACGAGTTGTCCCATGTTGCTGAAGCCTCCACTTTCCATAGCTCACTTGAAGGATATTTAAATGATACAAAATCTTTATTAGAGTTATATAAGGCTTCAAAAGTATGCTTGTCAGAAAATGAATTGATCCTGGAGAACATAAGTAACTGGTCAGGCCGTTTATTGACAGAGAAGTTGTGCTGTGATGGGACAGATAGAATGCCAATTTTCGGAGAG GTGGAATATACTCTTAAGTTTCCATTTTATGCAACAGTGGAACCGCTAGACCATAAGACTAACATTGAACATTTTGATTCTAGGGTTTTTACACAGTTAAAGACAAAAAATGT GCCGTCTCATGTCAATGAAGATCTTCTAGACTTTGCGGTTGAAGATTTCAGTTTCTCTCAATCTATATATCAGGATGAACTCGGTCACATCGAGAG TTGGGAGAAAGAAAACAGGCTGGATCAGCTAAAATTTCTACGCAAGGGGACTCTGATAAATTGTTATCTCTCTGCTGCGGCCACCATATCCACTCACGAACTCTCTGATGCACGTATTACATGTGCGAAAACTATTGCACTCGTAGTTGTTGCTGATGACTTCTTTGATGTTGGAGCatcaaaagaagaacaagaaaaccTCATAGCATTAATAGAGAA GTGGGATCAACATCACCAAGTTGAGTTCTACTCTGAGCAAGTAGAAGTAGTATTTTCTGCTTTCTATACTACAGTTAACCAGATTGGAGAAATGGCTTCTGCTGTGCAAAAGTGTGATATAACAAAGCACCTGGTTGAAACA TGGCTACATTACTTGAGATCTGTGGCAACCGAGGCAGAATGGCAACGGAATCAATATGTGCCAACAGTTGAGGAATACATGACAGAAGGGGCTACTTCATATGCAATGGGCCCCATTATGCTCACCTCGCTGTATTTTGTCCAACAAAGCCTCAAAGAGTACATTATCAAAAGCCCAGAATACAATGAGTTGGTTAGACTAAAGGGCACCTGTGGCCGTCTCCTGAATGATACCCGAAGCTTCGAG AGGGAGTCCAGTGATGGAAAACTGAACATCATCTCACTGCTTGTTCTTCACAGTGGAGGTTCCATGTCCATTGAAGCTGCTCAAGAGGTGATACAAGAGTCAATAGCCACGTGTCGGAAAGACCTACTAAGGGTGGTCGTTAGAGAAGACCGTGTTGTTCCGAGGCCATGCAAGGAGATGTTCTGGAGGTTTTGTAGGACAAGTCACTTGTTCTACTCTCAGACCGATGGATTTTCCTCGCCCAAGGAAATGCTCCACACGATGAATGCAATTTTCAGAGAACCACTCAAACTCCAAACTTCCGGTTCTTCATTCGTTGTTCAACCAGACAAATAA